The window CGCTCACGGAACTCCTGCGCCCGGGACGTGGGCGGCATGAGCAGTACGACCGACTGCCCGCCGTCGCAGGGGAAAACCGTGACCAGGTCGTCGTCCTGCCGCCACTGCATCGCGCGGTCGCGCAACTCGGTGCGCGGGTCGCGGTAGTAGGCGTAGGCCATCATCCGGCCGTTGGGCCACTGGTGGTGCTCGGTCGTGCCCACCAGTCGCCCGACCGTGGAGCGCCGGCCGTCGGCGCCGATCACGAGCTGAGCCTCGATGGTGCCGGTGCGTCCGTCGTGGTCGGTCCACTCGACGCCGGTCACGCGGCCGGTCCCGTCGCGCAGGAGGCCCGTCACGCGGGTGCGCTCGCGCACCTCGGCGCCGGCCTCGCGGGCGGTCTCGATCAGCGCCAGATCCAGGCCCGGCCGTCGCACGCAGGACCCGAAGGCGAAGCCCTCGTAGTCGGTGTACGGGCCGAGGACCTCGGTGCGCGCCGTGCCGATGCCCGCGATCGGGTGCAGCGGGGGATCGAGCGCCATCACGCGGTCGAGCGCGCCGAGCGCCGCGACCTCGGCCCAGTGGTTCGGGAAGAACAGGTGCGTCGACAGCGTGTCGGACGGGAACGCCGCGACGTCCAGCGCGATCACCGACCGGCCCCGACGGGCGAGGGCGATCGACGCGGCCGACCCGGCGCAGCGGGCGCCGACGACCACGACCTCGGTGCGTTCGCTCATGGGCGACAGACTGCCCGGTCCGGGGAGTGTTTTGCAAGACCGTTCAGTGAATGAATCTGTCTAAAAATCACTTAGACTTCCGGGATGACCGCCGAGCCCGTCGTGCGCGACACCAGCGCCGCCGCCCGTGGTGAGCGGCGCCGGGCCCGCACGCGGACGGCGATCCTCGACGCGGCGGAGGAGGTCTTCCGGGGCCGCGGGTACGACGCCGCCCGCGTGGAGGAGATCGCCGAGCGGGCCGACATGTCCGTCGGCTCGATCTACCAGCACTTCGAGGGCAAGCGCGGGCTCTACCTGACACTGGTCGACCGGGCGCTGGAGCTCTTCACCGCCTACATGGCGCGCAGCGAGGACCCGGCCTTCACACCGTTGCAGCGCGTCCTCGCCGGCGGGGACGCCTACCTGCGCTTCCACCGCGACCACCCCGGCGCGTTCCAGTTCCTCGCCTACC of the Sporichthya polymorpha DSM 43042 genome contains:
- a CDS encoding NAD(P)/FAD-dependent oxidoreductase; this translates as MSERTEVVVVGARCAGSAASIALARRGRSVIALDVAAFPSDTLSTHLFFPNHWAEVAALGALDRVMALDPPLHPIAGIGTARTEVLGPYTDYEGFAFGSCVRRPGLDLALIETAREAGAEVRERTRVTGLLRDGTGRVTGVEWTDHDGRTGTIEAQLVIGADGRRSTVGRLVGTTEHHQWPNGRMMAYAYYRDPRTELRDRAMQWRQDDDLVTVFPCDGGQSVVLLMPPTSRAQEFRERSVETYEKTVASIEQLRERLVGCERESNVRCSFEHPSYFRHSTGPGWALAGDAGHFKDPVTAQGIRDALRFGRLLGERVAPVLDHPVQLASALQAWEHDRDQQCLPMYQWANGLGLPDHVSPIEHAAYAWFADRPGGPSEVLDVFSRKRNADEVFTPSRLARWIAIALRDPTTSRGGVARTLRRDIGREVARRKELALFERRRTASARNRATSL
- a CDS encoding TetR/AcrR family transcriptional regulator gives rise to the protein MTAEPVVRDTSAAARGERRRARTRTAILDAAEEVFRGRGYDAARVEEIAERADMSVGSIYQHFEGKRGLYLTLVDRALELFTAYMARSEDPAFTPLQRVLAGGDAYLRFHRDHPGAFQFLAYRAPGDDALAEDDALEARVRDRVGLLLDRFAQQIDAAIEAGEARPVDSVRMTRFLWGAWNGVISLGLQPDGLRLSEDEITETLELARWLLREGIAAPTLRDSSGEVGDRVPLPYIAAAEE